The stretch of DNA AGCCACCAGGGCTTCCAGGGCATCGTGGTACGCGCTGGTGGTACCGCCGGCTTGTGGCGTTGCACTTACTGTTTGTGGTGTGCCCAAAGCAGCTACCTTCTCTTTTAACTCCACAATCAGGCGCTTGGCGGACTTGGGGCCCACCCCGGGCACACGGGTCAGCGCTTTGACATTTTCATGCATCACCGCCAAATGAAATTCGGCGGCAGAAAGCGATGACAATATACCAAGGGCTGCTTTGGGGCCAATTCCGGACACGGAAATCAAAAGTTTGAATAAGCTCAAATCATCGGCGGTTAGAAAGCCGTATAAGTGCAAATCATCTTCCCGTACCGCCAGGTATGTAAAAAGTTTGACCTCTTCATCCAGGGAATGCAGGCCTGACAAAACAGTGGAAGGAACCGAGATCTGCCAGCCGATTCCCTGGTTGTCCAAAACCACCGTGTCTTTGCCCTTTTGTACCAAGGTGCCGCGAATATAATTAAACATAAGTTCCCCTCCGGGTCAGGGCATTGAGGGTGGTGCCGGAGTGGGCATGACACAGCGCCACCGCCAGGGCATCCGCCGCATCATCAGGCCGTGGAATTTTGGTGAGATTCAAAAGCACCTTTACCATCTGCTGTACCTGTTTCTTCTCGGCGCGGCCAAAACCCACCACCGATTGCTTCACCTGCAGCGGAGTATACTCAAAGATATCAAGGCCGGCGTGCATGCCGGTCAAAATAGCCACGCCCCGGGCTTCGCCCACCTGCATGGCGCTATTGATATTTTTGTTAAAAAACAGCTTTTCCACCGCCATCACCTGCGGTTCAAACCTGCTTACCACAGCACTTAATTCCCGGTAAATACACTGCAGCCGCTGCGGCCCGGGCAAATCCTTATCCGTAATAACACATCCATATTCAATGGCCACGCTGCGGTGGCCGTCACTTTCCACAATACCATAACCGGTGGTGGCAATCCCCGGGTCAATGCCGATAATCCGCACTGCTCTCTCCCCTTTTGTGGACGGAGGGACAGGTTTAATTGTCCACAAATCCATCCAATTCATTGGCAATACAAACATATATTCGCTATCAGGGAAGAAATATCCTTCCTTAGGATAAAATTAACGGGTCGGAGGACATCAGCTGCTCAACAATGGCGTACATATTGGTGATACTGCCCACGCGAAGGTTATCCTTTAACTCAAAGAAATCCAGGCACAGCCCACAGGACAGCACTTCCACACCCAGTTCGGTTAATTTTGCCAGGCTGTCCAAAACCGGGGAACCGTCACAGGCCAGGCGTACACCTCCGTTAACCAGATATACTGTTTCCGGCAGTTTTTCGCTTTCGGCCAGAGCATATAAAAACGACTTCATCAGTAAGGCCCCCAGCTCCTCGCTGCCGCTGCCAAAGGTGTCCTTGGTTAAAAGCAGTGTTTTGGACGGAGCATTTGTTTTGGCTACACTTGTTATCTCACTTTTTAAAAGTGAGACTGTATACACACCATCATCCTGGCGGGCCATTGCCTCCAGGTCCATACTGCCGGCCAGTTTCAGTAAGTTGTTTTTCGCTGTTTCATTATCCACCAGTACCGTCAGCGTACCCGCAGAGATGTCTGCCAGCTTCTTTTTTGTTTCCACCACCGGCTGCGGGCAGGTCAGCCCCCGGCAATCCAGTGTCTCTTTCTTCATTCCCCTCATTCCTTCCCGCGCTTACTATGTTAACAATACCATAATTTTATCCTTTAATAAAAGGGAAAACAAACCCTTCGGGCGAAAAAGTTACTGCAGAGGTGATTACATGTCCAAGAAACCAGCCATACCCCTATCCCGCTTCTCCAATCCGAAAAATTACGGGATAGCCCTCTCCGTATCACGCCGGGCCTTAGCAGCAAAAGACCCGGGAGAAATGGCGATAAACAGCGGCTGCCCCTTTGATGAAGAAACATCATCCTTTGAAGTTCTCTGCCTGGACCATCCATTTACCGTCACATATCCGGATGGCCTGGTAAAATATAAAGGGACAGACCTGGAGCCTTATTTTGTGCTGCAGATTATAATGATTAACTACCTGGCAAGAGCTGACGGTGCGCCCCTGAACTACCAATACATCCCTTACCGGGACCTGGAAGGCGGAAACGCCTATTACGGCGCTTTTCAGAAGACAGCCATCAAACCACTGGCCAAGGCTTTTGGCAGCAGCCCGGAGAAACTGCCTGAAGCTGCCGCCCCATTTGGCGGCATACCCCATACCCAGGGCTCCGGTACCGGCGTAATCCTCTATCTCTTTCCCAGGGTCCCCCTGCTCTTTAAAATCTGGCCCGGCGATGACGAATTCCCTCCTCAGGCCAATGTTCTCTTCGACAGCAGCGCCAACCATTACCTCCACACCGAAGATCTGGCGGCGGTGGACGTAGTTACCCGCATTCTAACCAAAAACCCGCAAAGAAAAGATAATTAAGTTATAACATTTTTCTTACAGTTAGCAAAATCCAGAGGTTTACTGCTAAAAAAAGCAGAAAAGAGATATGTAAATCTAATACGCGAAGGAGGGTTTACATGTTTCGCATTTTGGAAACCGATGTTGAATCAGTAATTGAGTTTGAAGTCAAAGGTGATGTAACAAAGAAAGATTATGAAAAATTAGAAGAGGCCATTCAGCAAAAACTGGCTCAAACAAATTCAGTTAATCTGTTGTGCAGGATAACTGAATTATCAAGTGTCACCGCAGAAGCAATTATCAAAGACTTCAAAGTTGGTGTTGAGCACTACAAAAACATCAATAAAATGGCCGTGGTCGGCAGTGCAGAATGGGTTCAATGGATGTCCAAATTAGGTGCAGTTCTACCGGTGGATATTAAACACTTTGAACCCCATCAGATAGATGAAGCATGGGAATGGGTTAAGGAATAGAAAAAAGTCCGGTCACACAAAAAATTGTGTGCCCGGACTTTTACTGTCAAGCGATGTTTTCATTTTGTACTTGCTGCTCCGACAGGCGGGCACGCAGATGTTCACCGGAAACCTTCTCTTCAGTGACCAAAAGTTCCGCCA from Dethiobacter alkaliphilus AHT 1 encodes:
- the ruvA gene encoding Holliday junction branch migration protein RuvA, which translates into the protein MFNYIRGTLVQKGKDTVVLDNQGIGWQISVPSTVLSGLHSLDEEVKLFTYLAVREDDLHLYGFLTADDLSLFKLLISVSGIGPKAALGILSSLSAAEFHLAVMHENVKALTRVPGVGPKSAKRLIVELKEKVAALGTPQTVSATPQAGGTTSAYHDALEALVALGYNGSEAQAALQTIEDADRLSTEELIKKALAHLGLK
- a CDS encoding SpoIIAA family protein; translated protein: MFRILETDVESVIEFEVKGDVTKKDYEKLEEAIQQKLAQTNSVNLLCRITELSSVTAEAIIKDFKVGVEHYKNINKMAVVGSAEWVQWMSKLGAVLPVDIKHFEPHQIDEAWEWVKE
- the yedF gene encoding sulfurtransferase-like selenium metabolism protein YedF encodes the protein MKKETLDCRGLTCPQPVVETKKKLADISAGTLTVLVDNETAKNNLLKLAGSMDLEAMARQDDGVYTVSLLKSEITSVAKTNAPSKTLLLTKDTFGSGSEELGALLMKSFLYALAESEKLPETVYLVNGGVRLACDGSPVLDSLAKLTELGVEVLSCGLCLDFFELKDNLRVGSITNMYAIVEQLMSSDPLILS
- the ruvC gene encoding crossover junction endodeoxyribonuclease RuvC is translated as MRIIGIDPGIATTGYGIVESDGHRSVAIEYGCVITDKDLPGPQRLQCIYRELSAVVSRFEPQVMAVEKLFFNKNINSAMQVGEARGVAILTGMHAGLDIFEYTPLQVKQSVVGFGRAEKKQVQQMVKVLLNLTKIPRPDDAADALAVALCHAHSGTTLNALTRRGTYV
- a CDS encoding DUF3786 domain-containing protein, with product MSKKPAIPLSRFSNPKNYGIALSVSRRALAAKDPGEMAINSGCPFDEETSSFEVLCLDHPFTVTYPDGLVKYKGTDLEPYFVLQIIMINYLARADGAPLNYQYIPYRDLEGGNAYYGAFQKTAIKPLAKAFGSSPEKLPEAAAPFGGIPHTQGSGTGVILYLFPRVPLLFKIWPGDDEFPPQANVLFDSSANHYLHTEDLAAVDVVTRILTKNPQRKDN